TGTAGTTCTCAAAATTCAACACCAGAAAAGGCTGGCCATGCTCATTGATGTAAGAGTAGTTGCGATCCCCAAAACGTGGGCGCACCCCAAGGTATTTTGCAAAACTTCTGTACTCTCTGGGGTAACCTGCAGCTTTGTGAAGCTTTCGGATGTGGGCTAAGGAGTCATGAAGAATATCGTATGACATGGGGTTTTGCCATCCTATTTGACGTGACGTCTGAATTTTTTGAGCAGCAGGTATTGATCAACCCAGTGCTCAGGAGTTTGTGGACCAACAGCCATTCCATCCTCAAAACGCAGGCCTGCCAGGGTTCTTTGCCAAGCAGGATCGAAAAGGTCAGGATACTCTTCGCCAAACTCATCAATGGCTTTTTGCAAGGTTGCTGGAATCGGCAGGAGTTTTTCGTATTCAAACGTGAGAGGGGAAGGTTCTGGTATGAGGTCCATAACTTTCAGGCCTGTCTTTTCTTCCCACTCTTCCTGGCTGACCCCAAGAATGTGACGCCATGCCTCGCGGATTTCGATGTCTACCCCTGACAAAGCCCGTGTACCACCTTCGATTTTATTGACATAGTCATAACTCAGGGTTACGCCCTGATCAGCCAGCATTTTGATTAGCTCAGTGCGCTTGATTCCACGGTCCTCACGCCACTCTTTTAACAGGCGCCCGTGCTGTTCGGCTCTGGGGTCCAATTTAACAGGTCCCACAGCTACCCCCCAGTTGGTACACACTTGGCTCACACTTGGTACAGTCATGCCAACCCATACGTGCATTATGCATTATTGGTTCCAGAATGGCCCAAAATACCGACAGAAACGGTACAAAAATGTCGTGTACCAATATTGTCTTGATTGTGCACGAGTTTTGTATTACTATTGTACCAAGATGCTCAGCAGAAAAGCCGTCAAAAAAGAAATCAAAGCGCTGGGGGTCACCATCAAACAGGTGGCCGAAGAAGCAGGAGTGAGCAGAAACACTGTCTCAAACTTCTTAAACCGTCGTTTTGATACGGGGGAAGACACCCTCAAAAAAATTTCTGAGGCGTTGGTACAAATTAGGTACAAGAAAGGACAGGCTGCATGATGTTTGCCACCCGTGAGGAACTCAAAGCCCTCCTGAAGGAGTGCATTAGAGAAGTGCTGACTGAGGAGGGCATCAGCCAGGGCCAGGACATCCCCCCTGTGATGACCGTCGAGCAGGCTGCTCAAGTGCTCTCTCTCCCTAAGGACACGGTTTACGACCACCTGAATGCAGGGGTCATCCGGGGCACGAAGCAGGGTAAACGCTGGTTTGTCTCCAGAGAGGCTGTGCAGGATTTTGTTGCTGGCCGCGTCACTCCGGTGATCACCAAGTTCAGTCCTCGTAAAAAAGCCCTTTAGCGCTTTGCCTCCGTTGGGCGTCACCAGGAGGGTCCAGAAACTTCACACCGCACAGGAGACACCATGCAAAAGATCAGTGGCCACACGGAGTACGACTACCACCTGAACCGAGGTAACGAGACCCTGGAAAGCACCCCGGTTTACAAGGGCAAGCTTGCTTTCTACCAGCGTGCCGAAGCCAAACTTTCTAACCAGCAGATGCAGGATCTGCAAGCTGGCAAGGTCATCACCATTAAAGGCTTCAAGGCCATGTACAAACCCGAAAGCAAAAAGCAGAAGCGCTTGCTGGTCGACCGCAGCGAGAACCTTCTGGTGAAGCAATACGGCACCACCATTCGTCCTCTGCCCAGGAGCAAGGCGAAACCCGCTCGCGCCTGAATCCAGGTGGCTTTGGTGGGCTGAGCCTCGAATCAACCCACCACCAGATTTTCAAAAAGAAAATCCCCGAGTCGCCACTCGGGAATCAGGAGGTCTAAGCCTATATGAACCAGCTTAAAGCAGTTTCACCCCGGACGCAAGTTGTCCCACAGGCACCCCTCAGCACCCCCGCTGACGGCGTGTACCAGTGGACCCGAGTGGAGCCCTTCAGTGGGGTCACAGAGTACCTCGCCACCTTCGAGCGGGGTCGCCTGATCGAACTGGCCTCCAACGGCAGCACTGAGGATCGCCTGCTGATCCTGAATCAGGTGGAAGCCGCCACCCTTCACAGCATGCGCCAGCACAAGCACGAGAAGGTGGCGTGATGGAACCCATCGTTGTGCTCACCCCTGGCCAAGTGGCCGCACGTTGCGAACAGATCAACGAGAAGCTGATCCGCGACTGCAAAATTTTCGCTGATGAAAACAACGAAGTGGACCTTTACGACGAGGAAGGCACCCACCTGCTGTTCATCACCCATGACTTTCTGGAGGATGTCGAGTCCGGCATCTGGGCCATCAACGCCATGATCAGAGCCTTCTTCAAGGGTTTCGAGCACGGCAAGGACCTGGGCGAACACCAGGGGCGGACTGCCGTTCAGGAGTCCATCAAACGCGCACTGGGGCTGAACTGATGCCTCTCAAGGGTTCACCCGCTCCAGAACCGCACTTCAACTTTCGTGCGTGGGTTCCCAGCGAAGGTGAAGACCGCCCTGCCACCTGCAACGTCTTCAAAGACACCAGTTTTCTGGACGAGCAAGACATCCTGACCAGTGTCGCAGAAGAACTCATCGAGGTCATGGAGATCATGAGCCAGCTGTACATGACCGAAGACCAACCTGTTTTCGTGATGGTCGAAGGTCCCGATGGTGTGGTTCACACCGTTCAGGTCGAGCTGATCATCAACCGTGTGCACATCGGCACTGTGAAGGGAAGGGCGAACTGATGGAAGCCCTGTCCCTTCTCCTCATCTTCTTTCTGATTGCTGTGGCTGCTGCTTTTGCAGTGGCCACCAGCAAACCCCAACCGCAGTTCGACTCCTGCGATTACCAGCAGGACCGGCCCACCAGCACCCACACCAGGGGCATCCGGCGCAACCTGAGCCTGATCCGCAGGGTGCAGCACACCCGTGACGCTGTCCGCATCGTGCCCAACACCGACCCTGGCATCCTCTGGGATGCCCTCAACGGGAGGCGGTGAGCTAATGCCTAACATCCCTCTACCCAGAAAGCTTGTTCTGGACCTGGAAGCTGACACCTCTGCCCTGTCTCTTGAACTGAGTAGCGACAACGAACTGCTCCTAGGAATTGAACGTGATCTGATCGTCCTCAGCGCTCAGGATTGCCGCGACCTATCGACATTTCTGAATGCCTACGCCGAACAAATAGAACTCACAGCTATTGAGCTGGAAGCCGAGTCAAAAGAATGACCCCCTCCCCGGCAGACCTCTGGATGCTCGTGCTGATCGTCGCACTGGCTGCTGGGGCCTCAGACCCAGAAAAGGAGAGTGACCTGATGGACCGTGAACCCACCAACAACACCCGCGTCTGGGTGCCAGCCATCGAAAAGCGACCAGAGGAACCCAACGCCTACTATGCCGACCACCTCAGCCTCTGGCACGAAGCTCCAAAGCTGGCCTGTGAGCACGTCCAGTTCCTTGAAGAAGAAGTCGGCAGATGGTTCGAGGACAGCGAGCGAATTCCCGTGAACGTTGAACGTTACAACCGCATTGAAGTGGTCGAAGTGACCCCCAGTTGGATTCGGACCTACACCAGTGTCGCTCGTGAAAACCCCTACGGAACAGGGATTTACGAGGATGCCCACTACCTGATCGGCAATCCCCTGCAAAAGGATACCGACGATGCCTGAACTCCGTGAACCCATCCACCCCATTCCTGAACTGGAAGAGCTGCGGTTGAAGTTGTTCAACCCTGACTACCACGCAAAGGGACTGCCAGCCACCCGAACTGTTGAGCACGAGCGAACCAACATCCGGCACTGCATGGAAGTTCTCGATGAAGCGGCAGAAATGCTCAAGGAAGCCAACCGCCGGATCGCCTGGGCTCAGAACCTGCTACCTGAACTGCACAGACGGGTTGATGAGTGGGAAGCGGCAGAAGCACGCATCCTGCCCACCCTCACCCAGATCCAGCAGCTCGACACCTGATTGCTTTGTGGGCTGCGCATACGACACCACGCAGACACCGGACCCGAGACCGTACACCAGCCTCACTTCTGACCTTCACGTCAAGCCCGACAGGGCACCAGAAAAAGGAGCCAACCATGGCACGAGTACCCGGACAGGCCAAACCCGCAGGCGAAAGCAACTTCGAACGCACCATTTTCCCCACCGCTGAATACCCCATGACCCTCACCAAGATCATCGTCAACATGAGCCAGGAGAGGGAAATCACTGAGGGTGGCGTGCGCAAAACCATCCCCGCGAAACCCCAGGCCATCTTCGTGTGGACCTACACCGATGCAGAAAACACCACATTCGACTTCAGCGACTACGTGGGGCTGCCCAAGAACTTCGCCTTCAACGAGAAATCCACCTACTGGAAGCGCCTCGGAGCCATTGCAGGCATCAGCGTGAACAACGAGAACGTCGGCGAACTGGCCCACGACCTGCCCGACT
This DNA window, taken from Deinococcus cellulosilyticus NBRC 106333 = KACC 11606, encodes the following:
- a CDS encoding helix-turn-helix domain-containing protein — protein: MLSRKAVKKEIKALGVTIKQVAEEAGVSRNTVSNFLNRRFDTGEDTLKKISEALVQIRYKKGQAA
- a CDS encoding helix-turn-helix domain-containing protein, with the protein product MMFATREELKALLKECIREVLTEEGISQGQDIPPVMTVEQAAQVLSLPKDTVYDHLNAGVIRGTKQGKRWFVSREAVQDFVAGRVTPVITKFSPRKKAL
- a CDS encoding helix-turn-helix domain-containing protein, producing MTVPSVSQVCTNWGVAVGPVKLDPRAEQHGRLLKEWREDRGIKRTELIKMLADQGVTLSYDYVNKIEGGTRALSGVDIEIREAWRHILGVSQEEWEEKTGLKVMDLIPEPSPLTFEYEKLLPIPATLQKAIDEFGEEYPDLFDPAWQRTLAGLRFEDGMAVGPQTPEHWVDQYLLLKKFRRHVK